In Synechococcus sp. CB0101, a genomic segment contains:
- the thrB gene encoding homoserine kinase, giving the protein MVRPRIGQGVVVDVPATTANLGPGFDCLGAALDLNNRFEMRCIEGDGERFELVIEGSEGSHLRGGPDNLVYRAAQRVWKEAGEQPIAIEARVRLAVPPARGLGSSATAIVAGLMGANALIGEPLSREKLLELAIDIEGHPDNVVPSLLGGLCMTAKAASHRWRVVRCEWSPEVLAVVAIPSIRLSTSEARRVMPKAISIADAVTNLGSLTLLLQGLRTGNGDLIADGMHDRIHEPYRWGLIQGGRQVREAALNAGAWGCVISGAGPSILALANRDQAGAVRRAMVRAWESEGVASRAEVLQLQQIGSRWNTIPDRETNTP; this is encoded by the coding sequence ATGGTCCGCCCCCGCATCGGCCAGGGGGTTGTGGTGGATGTCCCCGCCACGACAGCCAACCTGGGCCCCGGCTTTGACTGTCTGGGGGCCGCCCTGGATCTCAACAACCGCTTTGAGATGCGCTGCATCGAGGGCGACGGTGAGCGCTTTGAACTGGTGATTGAAGGGAGCGAAGGCTCTCACCTGCGGGGCGGTCCCGACAACTTGGTGTACCGAGCCGCCCAGCGGGTGTGGAAGGAAGCCGGTGAGCAGCCGATCGCCATCGAAGCGCGGGTGCGACTGGCGGTTCCCCCGGCGCGCGGTCTGGGCAGCAGCGCCACCGCGATCGTGGCCGGACTGATGGGGGCCAATGCCCTGATCGGCGAACCGCTCAGCCGCGAAAAACTGCTCGAGCTCGCCATCGATATCGAAGGCCACCCAGACAACGTGGTGCCCTCGTTGCTGGGCGGTCTCTGCATGACCGCCAAGGCGGCATCGCACCGCTGGCGGGTGGTGCGCTGCGAATGGTCGCCGGAGGTGCTGGCGGTGGTGGCCATTCCCTCGATCCGGCTATCCACGAGTGAGGCGCGGCGGGTGATGCCCAAGGCGATCTCGATCGCCGATGCGGTGACCAACCTGGGCTCACTGACCCTGCTGCTGCAGGGGCTGCGCACGGGCAACGGCGACCTGATCGCCGATGGCATGCACGACCGCATCCATGAGCCCTATCGATGGGGCCTGATCCAAGGCGGACGCCAGGTGCGTGAAGCCGCGCTGAACGCTGGGGCTTGGGGCTGTGTGATCAGCGGAGCCGGGCCGAGCATCCTCGCGCTGGCCAACCGTGATCAGGCCGGCGCCGTGCGACGGGCGATGGTGCGGGCCTGGGAAAGCGAAGGCGTGGCCTCCCGGGCTGAAGTGCTCCAGCTGCAACAGATCGGCAGCCGCTGGAACACCATCCCCGACCGCGAGACCAACACCCCTTAA
- a CDS encoding NAD(P)H-quinone oxidoreductase subunit 4 encodes MDALLPLFAASSGLASSAFGDAAVAEGLLAAPTSFPWLSLITLLPVAVAPLLMVLPGDGTDPKLPRTIALITLLVDLGLMLFVFSQHYDGSIAGLQLVERFAWVPAIGLEWSLATDGLSAPLVVLSGLVTLLSVAASWNIQKKTRLYFALLLVQASAQAMVFLSQDFLLFFLAWELELVPVYLLIAIWGGQQRQYAATKFILYTATASLLILVSGLALALNGPFTLNLSELIARSPGGTFGLLCYLGFLVGFGVKLPMFPLHTWLPDAHGEANAPVSMLLAGVLLKMGGYALLRFNVQMLPEAHLVLAPALVVLGIVNIVYGALNAFAQDNVKRRIACSSVSHMGFVLLGIGAIDSLGMSGAMLQMISHGLIAAAMFFVTGVFYERTKTLSIPNMGGLAKVLPITFAFFLASSLASLALPGMSGFVSEITVFLGLTSNADFTVGFRVIAVVLAAIGVVLTPVYLLSLCRRVFFGPRIPALAVLGDMKPRELVIGLTLLVPTLVIGFWPRVAIDVYEASTTALSDTLAQTAVVALRLPALG; translated from the coding sequence ATGGACGCCCTTTTGCCCCTCTTCGCCGCGTCCTCCGGGCTTGCCAGCTCGGCTTTCGGTGATGCAGCCGTGGCAGAAGGTCTGCTGGCAGCGCCTACCAGCTTTCCCTGGCTGAGCCTGATCACCCTGCTGCCCGTTGCGGTCGCACCGCTGTTGATGGTGCTCCCTGGGGATGGCACCGATCCCAAGCTGCCCCGCACCATCGCCCTGATCACCCTGCTGGTGGATCTGGGGCTGATGCTGTTTGTTTTCAGCCAGCACTACGACGGCTCGATTGCTGGGCTGCAGCTGGTGGAACGCTTTGCGTGGGTGCCAGCCATCGGTCTGGAATGGTCTCTGGCCACCGATGGACTCTCCGCACCGCTGGTGGTGCTTTCCGGACTGGTGACGCTGCTGTCGGTGGCGGCCAGCTGGAACATTCAGAAAAAGACGCGCCTCTACTTCGCCCTGCTGCTGGTTCAAGCTTCAGCCCAGGCGATGGTGTTCTTGTCTCAGGACTTCCTGCTGTTTTTCCTGGCCTGGGAACTGGAACTGGTGCCCGTGTATCTGCTCATCGCCATCTGGGGCGGTCAGCAGCGCCAATACGCCGCCACCAAGTTCATCCTCTACACCGCCACCGCCTCCCTGTTGATCCTGGTGAGCGGCCTGGCCCTGGCCCTCAATGGCCCCTTCACCCTCAACCTCAGTGAGCTGATCGCCCGCTCCCCCGGCGGCACCTTCGGATTGCTCTGTTACCTGGGCTTCCTCGTGGGATTCGGCGTGAAGCTGCCGATGTTCCCGCTGCACACCTGGCTACCCGATGCCCATGGTGAGGCGAATGCACCCGTGTCGATGCTGCTGGCGGGCGTGCTGCTGAAGATGGGCGGCTACGCCCTGCTGCGCTTCAACGTGCAGATGCTGCCCGAAGCGCACCTGGTGCTGGCTCCGGCCCTGGTGGTGCTGGGCATCGTCAACATCGTGTACGGAGCGCTGAACGCCTTCGCCCAGGACAACGTGAAGCGGAGGATCGCCTGCAGCTCGGTGAGTCACATGGGCTTCGTGCTGCTGGGCATCGGCGCCATCGATAGCCTCGGCATGAGCGGGGCCATGCTGCAGATGATCAGCCACGGTCTGATCGCTGCCGCGATGTTCTTCGTGACCGGTGTGTTCTACGAACGCACCAAAACCCTCTCGATCCCCAACATGGGCGGACTGGCCAAGGTGCTGCCGATCACCTTCGCCTTCTTCCTCGCCAGCTCCCTCGCCTCCCTGGCCCTGCCTGGCATGAGCGGCTTTGTGAGCGAAATCACCGTGTTCCTTGGTCTCACCAGCAACGCCGATTTCACGGTGGGCTTCCGGGTGATCGCGGTGGTGCTCGCGGCCATTGGTGTGGTGCTCACCCCGGTGTATCTGCTCAGCCTGTGCCGCCGCGTGTTCTTCGGCCCCCGGATCCCTGCTCTGGCCGTGCTGGGCGATATGAAGCCCCGCGAGCTGGTGATCGGTCTCACCTTGCTGGTGCCCACCCTGGTGATCGGCTTCTGGCCGCGGGTGGCGATCGACGTGTACGAGGCCTCCACCACAGCCCTCTCCGACACCCTGGCTCAAACAGCCGTGGTGGCACTTCGGCTACCCGCCCTCGGCTGA
- a CDS encoding M3 family metallopeptidase yields MSTATASRPEILRGEGLPRFEEITPEAVSSEIPKLMAELSEELTVLEQDLERALSKGTPLSWGAVMDPLQRLGERLRWSWGVVSHLNGVCNSPELREAHAAQQAAVVQFGNRAGQSQVIYRALEHLEQHRQTLDATQQRILAAELRDMQLRGVGLSGAEQDAFNAASQELAELSTRFGNQVLDATNGWTLKLSDPAQVDGLPASLLDQLAQAARQAGDTDASAEKGPWLLGLDMPRYAPFLKYSRRRDLREQVYRAHVSRASGKNGDALNNWPLIERILTLRGEQARRLGYANWAEVSLAAKMADSEAAVEALLEELRDAAQPVAKQELQALADCARRQGAAEAADLQPWDVSFWAEKLRQESFELDSEALRPYFPLPQVLEGLFDLCQRLFGISIEAADGEAPVWHHDVRYFRILDGGQPLAAFYLDPYSRPGSKRGGAWMDECLVRSRKADGTPVLPVAYLICNQSPPVGDTPSLMTFEEVETLFHEFGHGLQHMLTTVERPQAAGINGVEWDAVELPSQFMENWCYDRATLMGMARHWQSGSPLPEEDYRKLLAARTFMGGAATLRQVHFALVDLRLHSQWHAGCGKSPEELRREIAESTTVLAPIDDDAFLCSFGHIFAGGYAAGYYSYKWAEVLSADAFSAFEDVGLENEAQIRETGRRFRETVLSLGGSLDPKAVFEAFRGRQPSSDALIRHSGLVAV; encoded by the coding sequence ATGAGCACCGCCACCGCATCACGCCCCGAGATCCTGCGCGGTGAGGGGCTGCCCCGCTTTGAGGAGATCACCCCAGAGGCGGTGAGCAGCGAGATCCCCAAGCTGATGGCGGAGCTCTCAGAGGAGCTCACGGTGTTGGAGCAAGATCTTGAGCGCGCCCTGAGCAAAGGCACGCCGCTCAGCTGGGGTGCCGTGATGGATCCCTTGCAGCGCCTGGGGGAGAGGCTGCGTTGGAGCTGGGGAGTAGTGAGCCACCTCAATGGCGTGTGCAACAGCCCGGAGCTGCGGGAAGCCCACGCGGCCCAGCAGGCGGCGGTGGTGCAATTCGGCAACCGCGCTGGCCAAAGCCAGGTGATCTACCGGGCCCTCGAACATCTCGAGCAGCACAGGCAGACGCTCGATGCCACGCAGCAGCGCATCCTGGCCGCCGAATTGCGCGACATGCAGCTGCGGGGTGTAGGCCTCAGTGGTGCGGAACAAGACGCCTTCAATGCCGCCAGCCAGGAGCTCGCTGAGCTCTCCACCCGCTTCGGCAACCAGGTGCTCGATGCCACCAACGGCTGGACCCTGAAACTCAGCGACCCTGCTCAGGTGGATGGCCTTCCCGCCAGCCTGCTGGATCAGCTGGCCCAGGCCGCTCGCCAGGCTGGCGACACCGATGCCAGTGCCGAAAAGGGCCCCTGGCTGCTGGGCCTCGACATGCCCCGCTATGCCCCCTTTCTCAAATACAGCCGCCGCCGCGACCTGCGCGAGCAGGTGTATCGGGCCCACGTGAGCCGCGCCTCCGGCAAAAACGGCGACGCCCTCAATAACTGGCCCCTGATCGAGCGGATCCTCACCCTGCGGGGTGAGCAAGCGCGTCGCCTCGGCTACGCCAATTGGGCGGAGGTGAGCCTCGCCGCCAAAATGGCCGACTCCGAGGCCGCCGTGGAAGCGTTGCTTGAGGAGCTGCGCGATGCCGCCCAGCCTGTCGCCAAGCAGGAGTTGCAAGCTTTGGCGGACTGTGCCCGCCGCCAGGGAGCCGCAGAAGCCGCTGATCTACAGCCGTGGGATGTGAGCTTCTGGGCCGAAAAGCTGCGGCAAGAGAGCTTCGAGCTCGATAGCGAAGCCCTGCGGCCATACTTCCCGCTGCCGCAGGTGCTGGAGGGGCTGTTTGACCTGTGCCAACGCCTGTTCGGCATCAGTATCGAAGCGGCCGACGGCGAAGCGCCGGTGTGGCATCACGATGTGCGCTACTTCCGCATCCTTGACGGCGGGCAACCGCTGGCGGCCTTCTACCTCGATCCCTACAGCCGGCCCGGCAGCAAACGCGGTGGCGCCTGGATGGATGAGTGCCTCGTGCGCTCCCGCAAAGCCGATGGAACACCGGTGCTGCCGGTGGCTTACCTGATCTGCAACCAGAGCCCCCCGGTGGGCGACACCCCCAGCCTGATGACCTTTGAAGAGGTGGAAACCCTCTTCCATGAATTCGGCCACGGCCTCCAGCACATGCTCACCACCGTGGAGCGCCCCCAAGCCGCGGGCATCAATGGCGTGGAATGGGACGCGGTGGAGCTTCCGAGCCAGTTCATGGAGAACTGGTGCTACGACCGTGCCACCTTGATGGGAATGGCCCGCCACTGGCAAAGCGGTTCACCTCTGCCGGAAGAGGACTACCGCAAGCTGCTGGCAGCGCGCACGTTCATGGGCGGGGCCGCCACGCTGCGGCAGGTGCACTTCGCCCTGGTGGACCTACGGCTGCACAGCCAGTGGCATGCCGGATGCGGCAAGAGCCCCGAGGAACTGCGCCGCGAGATCGCTGAAAGCACCACGGTGCTCGCGCCGATCGACGATGACGCCTTCCTCTGCTCCTTTGGCCACATCTTTGCCGGTGGCTACGCGGCGGGTTACTACTCCTACAAGTGGGCCGAAGTGCTGAGCGCTGACGCCTTTAGCGCCTTTGAAGACGTTGGGCTGGAGAACGAAGCGCAGATCCGCGAAACGGGTCGGCGTTTCCGCGAAACGGTGCTCAGCCTCGGCGGCAGCCTCGATCCCAAAGCGGTGTTTGAGGCGTTCCGTGGCCGCCAGCCCAGCAGCGATGCTCTCATCCGCCATTCAGGGTTGGTAGCCGTCTGA
- a CDS encoding DUF6629 family protein, producing the protein MCFSASASFTASAVLMPLGLYSTHLARSNQQPNYVPLALVPFFFGVQQFVEGLEWTALDQGRIEPLTTLAGLGFLFFAYCFWMVWIPWSAWSISRSTDSHGLQHRLRWVAIVSTVLGVAFYLPVLFDPPAVQPAVHSTGRLLYDVSNLHSIVHNFINTQPVGELLYWGFIVLPLLAVADKAVKLFGVLIFVSIFLTWLTYSATFNSVWCFYCAVLSIVVIWIVNRPELRHAR; encoded by the coding sequence ATGTGCTTTTCGGCATCCGCGAGCTTTACGGCCTCAGCGGTGTTGATGCCTCTCGGCCTCTACAGCACCCATCTCGCTCGCAGCAACCAGCAACCGAACTACGTTCCTCTGGCGCTGGTGCCCTTCTTCTTCGGCGTGCAGCAGTTTGTGGAGGGGTTGGAGTGGACCGCCCTGGATCAGGGGCGCATCGAGCCGCTCACCACTCTGGCTGGGTTGGGTTTCCTCTTCTTTGCCTATTGCTTCTGGATGGTGTGGATCCCGTGGAGCGCCTGGTCGATCAGTCGCAGCACCGATTCCCACGGCTTGCAACACCGGTTGCGCTGGGTGGCGATTGTGAGCACGGTTCTGGGCGTGGCGTTCTATCTCCCGGTGTTGTTTGATCCGCCGGCCGTCCAACCAGCGGTGCATAGCACCGGTCGCTTGCTGTACGACGTCTCTAATCTGCACAGCATTGTCCATAATTTTATTAATACCCAGCCCGTTGGTGAGTTGCTGTATTGGGGGTTCATCGTGTTGCCGCTCCTCGCTGTGGCGGATAAGGCTGTGAAGTTGTTTGGTGTGCTGATTTTCGTCTCCATCTTTCTCACTTGGCTCACCTATAGCGCCACGTTTAATTCGGTGTGGTGCTTCTATTGCGCCGTGCTCTCGATTGTGGTGATTTGGATCGTGAATCGTCCTGAGCTTCGCCATGCTCGGTGA
- a CDS encoding triacylglycerol lipase — protein MTRPLVLLHGLWDTPRLFRGLEAELLRRSPSLELYAPHLPHRLGMVPIRELASQLASLLEARFGPEQELDLFGFSMGGVIGRTWLQEHGGWRRTRRFVCLGSPQNGTLAAQLVPRRWFAGIADMKIGSALLRDLRSQALLLDGLECHSLFTATDLTVVPGWRAVLPLGSRQQLPVWTHRQLIVHPRAIGAVSDLLLAPDAAQQAGA, from the coding sequence ATGACCCGTCCGCTTGTGCTGTTGCATGGGCTCTGGGATACGCCACGGTTGTTTCGCGGTCTTGAAGCGGAGTTGTTGCGCCGCAGCCCTTCGCTGGAGCTGTATGCCCCCCACCTGCCCCATCGGCTCGGGATGGTGCCGATCCGTGAGTTGGCTTCCCAGCTGGCCTCGTTGCTCGAAGCACGCTTTGGACCCGAGCAGGAGCTGGATCTGTTTGGGTTTTCGATGGGCGGTGTGATTGGACGTACCTGGTTACAGGAGCACGGTGGTTGGCGGCGCACACGTCGGTTTGTCTGCCTAGGAAGCCCTCAAAACGGCACCCTCGCCGCCCAGCTCGTGCCCAGGCGTTGGTTTGCAGGCATCGCCGACATGAAGATCGGCAGTGCCCTGTTGCGTGATCTACGCAGTCAAGCGTTGCTGCTCGATGGCCTGGAGTGCCACAGCCTCTTCACGGCCACCGATCTCACGGTGGTGCCCGGCTGGCGGGCGGTGTTGCCGCTGGGGTCACGCCAGCAGCTGCCGGTGTGGACCCACCGGCAGCTGATCGTGCATCCCCGGGCCATTGGTGCGGTTTCGGATCTGCTGTTGGCTCCCGATGCCGCCCAACAGGCCGGCGCTTGA
- the folB gene encoding dihydroneopterin aldolase, with translation MSASADRVVVRGLRLWAHVGVLEHERQMGQWFELDFSLGWDLTAAAVADDLSQTLDYSRAIQALQLQARGLRCLTLEHWSDRILQVLEDLYGPVPIWLELRKCQAPVPGFSGIVAVQRSRRWLP, from the coding sequence GTGAGTGCGTCTGCCGATCGGGTGGTTGTGCGTGGTCTCCGGCTCTGGGCCCATGTGGGGGTGTTGGAACACGAGCGCCAAATGGGCCAGTGGTTTGAGCTGGATTTCAGTCTGGGCTGGGACTTAACAGCCGCCGCGGTTGCCGACGATCTGAGCCAGACCCTCGACTACAGCCGGGCGATTCAGGCGCTGCAGCTTCAGGCCCGCGGCCTGCGCTGCCTCACCCTTGAACACTGGAGTGATCGGATTCTTCAGGTGTTGGAAGACCTTTACGGACCGGTGCCGATCTGGCTGGAATTGCGTAAATGTCAGGCCCCAGTGCCTGGATTCTCCGGCATCGTGGCGGTGCAACGCTCTCGGCGCTGGTTGCCATGA
- a CDS encoding glutamate-5-semialdehyde dehydrogenase produces the protein MMRPVPAAPVSVPDPTPDLLQRAAAVRQAAMALGRLSDQQRRQAVEAMAAALEAAADQIVAANQADLDAAAADGLAPALVGRLKLDAGKLAGAIEGVRQVAQLPDPLGVRQLHRELDQGLVLERISVPLGVLGVIFEARPDAVMQIASLAIRSGNGAMLKGGREASRSCAAILEALRAGLATSAVDPQALELLTSREESLGLLKLDGLVDLIIPRGSNELVRFIQDNTRIPVLGHADGICHLYVDREVEIDQAVRIAIDAKTQYPAACNAIETLLLHEQSAAAFLAAALPAFAAAGVELRGDAACLALGVSHGANDDDWRREYSDLVLAVRVVESLDQALEHIRRYGSRHTEAICTTNANTAETFLRSVDSAGVYANCSTRFADGFRYGFGAEVGISTQTLPPRGPVGLEGLVTYRYLMRGDGHIAADYASGERSFTHRDRPL, from the coding sequence ATGATGCGCCCAGTGCCCGCTGCGCCTGTGAGCGTTCCTGATCCCACCCCTGATCTGCTGCAACGGGCCGCCGCCGTGCGGCAGGCCGCCATGGCCCTGGGTCGCCTCAGCGATCAGCAACGCCGCCAGGCGGTGGAGGCGATGGCCGCGGCGTTGGAAGCTGCGGCGGATCAGATCGTGGCGGCCAATCAAGCCGACCTCGATGCGGCCGCGGCTGATGGCCTGGCTCCAGCGCTGGTGGGACGCCTGAAGCTCGATGCCGGCAAGCTGGCCGGCGCGATCGAAGGGGTGCGCCAGGTGGCGCAACTTCCCGACCCCCTGGGTGTGCGCCAGCTGCACCGCGAACTCGATCAAGGCTTGGTGCTCGAGCGCATCAGCGTGCCTCTGGGGGTGCTCGGGGTGATCTTCGAGGCCCGCCCTGATGCGGTGATGCAGATCGCATCGCTGGCAATCCGCTCCGGTAACGGCGCCATGCTCAAGGGCGGCCGGGAAGCGAGCCGCAGCTGCGCAGCCATCCTCGAGGCCCTGCGCGCCGGCCTGGCCACCAGTGCCGTTGATCCGCAGGCCTTGGAGCTGCTTACCTCCCGCGAGGAGAGTCTTGGCCTGCTCAAGCTCGATGGGCTGGTGGATCTGATCATTCCCCGCGGCTCCAATGAGCTGGTGCGCTTCATTCAGGACAACACCCGCATTCCGGTGCTGGGCCATGCCGATGGCATCTGCCATCTGTATGTCGACCGCGAGGTGGAGATCGATCAGGCGGTGCGCATCGCCATTGATGCGAAAACCCAATACCCCGCTGCCTGCAACGCGATCGAAACCCTGCTGCTGCATGAGCAGAGCGCAGCGGCGTTTCTGGCGGCAGCGCTGCCGGCCTTTGCCGCCGCTGGCGTGGAGCTGCGCGGCGATGCCGCCTGCCTGGCTTTGGGTGTCAGCCATGGGGCCAATGACGACGACTGGCGCCGTGAATACTCCGACCTCGTTCTCGCCGTGAGGGTGGTGGAATCCCTGGATCAGGCGCTCGAGCACATCCGGAGGTACGGATCGCGCCATACCGAAGCGATCTGCACCACCAATGCCAACACCGCGGAGACGTTCCTGCGCAGCGTTGACAGTGCCGGCGTGTATGCCAACTGCTCCACGCGCTTTGCTGATGGCTTCCGCTACGGCTTTGGCGCCGAGGTGGGCATTTCCACCCAAACCTTGCCGCCGCGCGGGCCCGTGGGGTTGGAGGGGTTGGTCACCTATCGCTACCTGATGCGCGGTGACGGCCACATCGCTGCCGACTATGCCTCTGGTGAGCGCAGCTTCACCCACCGCGATCGACCCCTGTGA
- a CDS encoding ROK family protein, whose translation MAQLIGVDLGGTAIKLGRFSLDGELLAELEVPTPQPTMPGAVVIAIVEAVQQLDPERLASCVGLGLPGPMDAAGRVARVCINLPGWEQVPLAEWLEPQLQRRVTLANDGNCAVVGEAWQGAARGYQDVLLLTLGTGVGGGVLLGGRLFTGNGGAAAEPGLICIDPEGPPCNSGNRGSLEQFCSIGALARQSSLTPHELCQRADAGDPEALAIWQCYGRHLGVGLSSLIYVLTPELVLIGGGLSAASHHFLPSALEEVEHRVQRESRQGLEIRRCALGNGAGRLGAARLALDRLLHV comes from the coding sequence ATGGCCCAGTTGATCGGCGTGGATCTGGGCGGCACCGCGATCAAGCTGGGCCGCTTCAGCCTGGATGGAGAGCTGCTGGCGGAGTTGGAGGTGCCAACGCCGCAGCCGACCATGCCTGGTGCCGTGGTGATCGCCATTGTGGAGGCGGTGCAGCAGCTCGATCCCGAGCGGCTGGCTTCCTGTGTGGGGCTGGGGTTGCCGGGGCCGATGGATGCGGCGGGTCGTGTGGCGCGGGTGTGCATCAACTTGCCGGGCTGGGAGCAGGTCCCGCTGGCGGAATGGCTGGAGCCGCAGCTTCAGCGGCGCGTCACTCTGGCCAACGATGGCAATTGCGCCGTGGTGGGCGAAGCCTGGCAGGGCGCCGCCAGGGGCTACCAAGACGTGCTGTTGCTCACGCTCGGTACGGGCGTGGGTGGAGGTGTGTTGCTGGGTGGCCGCCTGTTCACGGGTAATGGCGGTGCGGCGGCAGAGCCAGGCCTGATCTGCATTGATCCGGAAGGCCCGCCCTGCAACAGCGGTAACCGTGGATCCCTGGAGCAGTTCTGCAGCATCGGCGCCTTGGCCCGCCAGTCGTCCTTGACGCCCCACGAGCTTTGCCAGCGGGCGGATGCGGGTGATCCAGAAGCCCTGGCGATCTGGCAGTGCTATGGGCGCCACCTGGGGGTGGGGCTCAGTTCATTGATCTATGTGCTCACACCCGAGTTGGTGTTGATCGGGGGCGGCCTGAGTGCGGCGAGCCACCATTTCCTGCCGAGTGCTCTGGAGGAGGTGGAGCATCGGGTGCAGCGTGAGAGCCGCCAGGGGCTCGAGATCCGCCGTTGCGCCCTGGGCAACGGGGCCGGTCGCCTCGGTGCCGCCCGCTTGGCCCTCGATCGGCTGCTCCACGTTTAA